One Desulfatiglans sp. genomic region harbors:
- a CDS encoding acyl carrier protein: MTNDEIIDTINSALVKEFELDKDKMHPGAHLFDNLELDSLDMVDMVIVLENAFKFKITEEKDIRDIRTLGDIHNFVIKKSNEIRKG; this comes from the coding sequence ATGACTAATGATGAAATTATAGATACCATAAACAGTGCCCTGGTTAAGGAGTTTGAGCTGGATAAAGACAAGATGCACCCTGGCGCACATCTTTTTGATAACCTCGAACTGGACAGCCTTGATATGGTTGATATGGTTATTGTACTTGAAAATGCATTCAAATTTAAAATAACCGAAGAAAAGGATATCCGTGATATCAGGACCCTTGGTGACATACATAATTTTGTAATTAAAAAAAGTAATGAGATCAGGAAGGGATAA